A stretch of Lactuca sativa cultivar Salinas chromosome 6, Lsat_Salinas_v11, whole genome shotgun sequence DNA encodes these proteins:
- the LOC111919225 gene encoding xanthohumol 4-O-methyltransferase, whose product MNIQSGMEDDAMLVGQAQIWRYLYGAFDGMALRCCVDLRIPDIISNNNRPTTLSEIASGIDSPSIDVDGLKRLMSFMVYRKVFDEEDGEGSETIYSLNHCSKLLLSSTNVTLAPLVMMFTNPVIGLAINALSQSVKEGGTAFKHTHGEEFFDFTLLNSGFNRIFNEGMACTAKITMDAIISVYKDGFLGSKGSVVDVGGGTGVAISKIAKTYPHLKGINFDLPHVISTAPTYDGVTHVAGDMFKVIPPTETIFMKWVLHNWSNDDCIKILKNCRRAIPKETGKVIIVEIVQHSTEDDPFNYTRITFDLVMFAFFPSGRQRSENEWKNLLGECGFSHYNIIKIPALVSIIEAFP is encoded by the exons ATGAACATTCAAAGTGGAATGGAGGACGATGCAATGCTAGTAGGCCAGGCACAAATATGGCGGTACCTATACGGAGCTTTTGATGGCATGGCTCTAAGATGTTGTGTTGACCTCCGTATTCCTGATATAATAAGCAATAACAATCGCCCTACAACATTGTCAGAAATTGCAAGTGGCATTGACTCTCCCTCCATAGATGTTGATGGGCTTAAACGACTCATGAGCTTCATGGTGTACAGAAAGGTGTTCGATGAAGAAGATGGCGAGGGATCAGAAACAATTTACTCCTTGAACCACTGTTCTAAGTTGTTGTTATCAAGTACAAATGTGACTTTAGCACCATTGGTTATGATGTTTACGAATCCAGTCATTGGTTTGGCTATTAATGCGCTAAGTCAATCAGTTAAAGAAGGTGGTACGGCATTTAAGCATACCCATGGAGAAGAATTCTTTGACTTTACATTGCTTAACTCCGGGTTCAATAGAATTTTCAACGAGGGTATGGCATGTACTGCTAAGATCACTATGGATGCCATCATCTCAGTTTACAAGGATGGATTTCTTGGGTCAAAAGGAAGTGTGGTGGATGTTGGAGGTGGTACTGGTGTCGCAATATCTAAGATTGCGAAGACCTATCCACATCTTAAGGGTATCAACTTTgatttgccacatgtaatttccACTGCGCCGACATATGATGGTGTTACTCATGTTGCTGGTGACATGTTTAAGGTCATCCCTCCTACAGAAACGATCTTCATGAAG TGGGTCTTGCACAATTGGAGCAATGATGATTGCATTAAGATACTTAAAAATTGTCGAAGAGCAATACCTAAAGAAACCGGAAAAGTCATTATTGTGGAGATCGTACAACACTCAACTGAAGATGATCCTTTTAACTACACACGCATTACATTTGATCTAGTAATGTTTGCATTCTTTCCTAGTGGAAGACAACGATCTGAAAACGAGTGGAAAAATCTTCTTGGTGAATGTGGCTTTAGTCATTACAATATTATTAAGATACCCGCACTTGTGTCGATTATCGAGGCTTTTCCATAA